One genomic segment of Jaculus jaculus isolate mJacJac1 chromosome 2, mJacJac1.mat.Y.cur, whole genome shotgun sequence includes these proteins:
- the Mrpl13 gene encoding 39S ribosomal protein L13, mitochondrial codes for MASFSRASQQWATFARMWYLLDGKMQPPGKLAAMASVKLQGLHKPVYHQLSDCGDHVVIMNTRHIAFSGNKWEQKVYSSHTGYPGGFRQVTAAQLHQKDPVAIVKLAVYGMLPKTLHRRTMMQRLHLFPDEDIPKDILQNLVEELPQPRKAPRRLDEYTQEEVEAFPRVWSPPGDYRL; via the exons ATGGCGAGTTTCTCTAGGGCGTCCCAG caATGGGCCACTTTTGCTCGAATGTGGTATCTTTTGGATGGGAAGATGCAGCCTCCTGGCAAGCTTGCTGCTATGGCATCAGTAAAACTTCAAGGGTTACATAAACCAGTGTACCACCAGTTGA GTGACTGTGGAGATCATGTTGTCATAATGAACACAAGACACATTGCATTTTCTGGAAACAAATGGGAACAAAAAGTATACTCCTCACATACTGG CTACCCAGGTGGATTTAGACAAGTCACAGCTGCTCAGCTTCACCAAAAGGACCCGGTGGCT atTGTGAAGCTTGCTGTTTATGGCATGCTGCCCAAAACCCTGCACAGAAGAACCATGATGCAGAGGCTGCATCTCTTCCCCGACGAG GATAtccccaaagacattcttcagaATCTGGTGGAAGAGCTTCCTCAGCCACGGAAAGCACCCAGACGTCTAGATGAGTATACCCAGGAGGAGGTAGAGGCTTTCCCGAGAGTGTGGTCTCC gCCTGGAGATTATCGGCTGTAG